A single genomic interval of Juglans regia cultivar Chandler chromosome 1, Walnut 2.0, whole genome shotgun sequence harbors:
- the LOC108993668 gene encoding uncharacterized protein LOC108993668, with protein sequence MRFGKKGKLSPRYIGPFEILDRIGPVAYRVALPPALSGVQNVFHVSMLRKYVPDPTHVIDYEPLQFQEDLTYTEDREASWELEEEMQVKYPQLFDDDPYSP encoded by the exons atgaggtttggaaagaagggtaagCTGAGCCCTAGGTACATCGgtccatttgagattcttgatcgaaTTGGACCAGTGGCATACAGAGTAGCCTTACCACCCGCACTCTCAGGTGTACAGAATGTATTTCACGTATCTATGCTGAGGAAGTATGTACCCGACCCCACCCACGTTATTGATTACGAGCCTCTTCAATTTCAGGAAGATCTGACTTATACAGAAGATCG TGAAGCctcttgggaattagaagaggAAATGCAAGTCAAGTACCCACAGTTGTTCGACGATGATCCTTATAGCCCATGA